A stretch of the Mesorhizobium sp. Pch-S genome encodes the following:
- the glcE gene encoding glycolate oxidase subunit GlcE — MTTFTPTSPAEVLSAVQWAVAEEAPLEIVGHGSKRAIGRPLQTEHTLDLSKLTGVTLYEPAELVLSARAGTPLAQIETLLAENGQQLAFEPMDYARLLGQEPGKGTIGGVLAANLSGPRRLKAGAARDHILGIHAVSGRGEAFKSGGRVVKNVTGYDLSKAMAGSWGTLAVFSDVTFKVLPAAETEVTLAVRGLLDDNATAAMSLALGSSAEVSSAAHLPERIAARVAGGVLGSAAATLLRVEGFGPSVSYRIGALKNLLRNAGPLQEIAGEASEAIWRDVRDCVPFAGSDKPLWRVSMAPADGHAMVMALRMQFAVEVFYDWQGGLIWLSMEMGEPEDQLVRAAVQHFGGGHATLVRAAPGIRAATPVFQPQPSALAALAHRLKSEFDPRQILNPGRMA, encoded by the coding sequence GTGACCACCTTCACCCCAACCTCGCCTGCCGAAGTCCTTTCCGCCGTGCAATGGGCTGTTGCCGAAGAGGCGCCGCTGGAGATCGTCGGCCATGGCTCCAAGCGCGCGATTGGCCGCCCCCTGCAGACCGAGCACACGCTCGATCTTTCGAAGCTCACCGGCGTCACGCTCTACGAACCGGCGGAGCTGGTGCTGTCGGCGCGTGCCGGAACGCCGCTGGCTCAGATCGAGACGCTGCTTGCCGAAAACGGCCAGCAGCTTGCTTTCGAGCCGATGGACTATGCCCGGCTGCTCGGGCAGGAACCCGGCAAAGGCACCATCGGCGGCGTGCTTGCGGCCAACCTTTCCGGCCCGCGCCGGCTGAAGGCTGGAGCTGCCCGCGACCATATCCTCGGTATCCATGCCGTATCGGGGCGTGGCGAGGCGTTCAAATCCGGCGGACGCGTCGTCAAGAACGTCACCGGCTACGATCTCTCCAAGGCGATGGCGGGATCATGGGGCACGCTCGCGGTGTTTTCCGACGTCACCTTCAAGGTCCTGCCGGCGGCGGAAACCGAGGTGACGCTGGCCGTGCGCGGCCTGCTCGACGACAACGCCACTGCTGCCATGTCGCTGGCGCTTGGCTCGAGCGCCGAAGTGTCGAGCGCCGCGCATCTGCCGGAACGCATCGCGGCGCGTGTTGCCGGCGGCGTCCTGGGCAGCGCGGCGGCGACCCTGCTGCGTGTCGAGGGTTTTGGCCCCTCGGTGAGCTATCGCATCGGTGCCTTGAAGAATCTGCTGCGTAATGCCGGACCGCTGCAGGAGATCGCCGGCGAAGCATCCGAAGCGATCTGGCGCGATGTCCGAGACTGCGTGCCGTTCGCCGGTTCCGACAAGCCGCTCTGGCGCGTGTCTATGGCACCCGCCGACGGCCATGCCATGGTGATGGCGCTGCGCATGCAGTTTGCGGTGGAAGTGTTCTACGACTGGCAGGGCGGGCTGATCTGGCTCAGCATGGAAATGGGCGAACCGGAAGATCAGCTGGTGCGGGCGGCGGTGCAGCATTTTGGCGGCGGCCATGCGACGCTGGTCCGGGCTGCCCCCGGCATCCGTGCCGCCACACCGGTGTTCCAGCCGCAGCCATCGGCCCTGGCGGCCTTGGCCCACCGGCTCAAATCCGAGTTCGACCCCAGGCAGATCCTCAACCCAGGCCGGATGGCGTAG
- a CDS encoding ASCH domain-containing protein, producing the protein MQLRQATLVGIARGDVTLAFRRWLRPTVKAGTGLRTAAGVVRIGAVEPVDERDLTDAEAQAAGFADRAALLADLRSDGDRRLYRIVLDGIEPDQRVALRREGELSEADWHDLAARFARWDKAKPGYFPSILSAIGAHPGKPAGELALAAGVEKLKFKQDVRRLKELGLTESLEIGYRLSPRGEAVLEKLREHRL; encoded by the coding sequence GTGCAACTGAGGCAAGCAACATTGGTCGGTATCGCGCGTGGCGACGTCACGCTGGCCTTCCGGCGCTGGTTGCGCCCGACGGTGAAAGCCGGCACCGGCCTGCGCACCGCCGCCGGCGTGGTGCGCATCGGTGCCGTCGAGCCTGTCGATGAACGGGATCTGACGGATGCCGAGGCGCAGGCGGCTGGCTTTGCCGATCGCGCGGCGCTGCTGGCCGATCTGCGTTCGGACGGCGATCGCAGGCTTTATCGGATCGTTCTCGATGGCATCGAACCGGACCAGCGGGTTGCCCTGCGTCGCGAGGGCGAACTTTCCGAAGCCGACTGGCATGATCTGGCGGCCCGCTTCGCGCGCTGGGACAAGGCGAAGCCGGGTTATTTCCCGTCGATTCTGAGCGCTATCGGCGCCCATCCGGGCAAACCGGCTGGCGAACTCGCGCTGGCTGCCGGCGTCGAGAAGCTGAAGTTCAAGCAGGATGTGCGCAGGCTGAAGGAGCTTGGCCTGACGGAAAGCCTTGAAATCGGCTACCGGCTCTCGCCGCGTGGCGAGGCGGTGCTGGAGAAGTTGCGGGAGCATCGGCTGTGA
- a CDS encoding FAD-linked oxidase C-terminal domain-containing protein, which yields MSGLAMPKPDEATLARRATIVADLRSIVPGEGVVETVNEMRAFESDGLTAYRQLPLVVVLPETVAQVSRVLKYCNERNIRVVPRGAGTSLSGGALPLEDAVLLVMSRFNRILGIDYPNRTVTAQPGVTNLGITHAVEQEGFYYAPDPSSQIACSIGGNVAENSGGVHCLKYGLTANNVLGIEMVLMNGEVVRLGGKHLDAEGYDLLGLMTGSEGLLGVVTEVTVRILKKPETARALLIGFPTSEQGGQCVADIIGAGIIPGGMEMMDRPAIHAAEDFVQAGYPLECEALLIVELDGPAVEVDHLIGAVEAIAIKNGSTTCIISNSEEERLRFWAGRKAAFPAVGRISPDYYCMDGTIPRKELPRVLAGMRDLSETYGLRVANVFHAGDGNLHPLILYDANVPGELDKAEKFGADILRLCVEVGGVLTGEHGVGVEKRDLMPEMFSGADLDQQMRVKCAFDPNHLLNPGKVFPQLRRCAELGRMHVHRGQVAFPDIPRF from the coding sequence ATGTCCGGTCTTGCCATGCCTAAGCCGGATGAGGCGACCCTTGCGCGGCGCGCCACCATCGTCGCCGATCTCAGGTCGATCGTTCCGGGCGAAGGCGTCGTCGAGACCGTCAACGAGATGCGCGCCTTCGAAAGCGACGGACTGACCGCTTATCGCCAGCTTCCGCTGGTCGTGGTGCTGCCCGAGACGGTGGCGCAGGTGTCGCGCGTGCTGAAATATTGCAACGAACGCAACATCCGCGTCGTGCCGCGCGGCGCCGGCACCTCGTTGTCCGGTGGTGCCTTGCCGCTGGAAGACGCGGTCCTGCTGGTGATGAGCCGTTTCAACCGCATCCTCGGCATCGACTATCCCAACCGCACCGTGACCGCGCAGCCGGGTGTCACCAATCTCGGCATCACCCATGCGGTGGAGCAGGAGGGGTTCTACTACGCGCCGGACCCGTCCTCGCAGATCGCCTGCTCGATCGGCGGCAATGTCGCGGAGAATTCCGGCGGCGTGCACTGCCTGAAATACGGTCTCACCGCCAACAACGTGCTGGGCATCGAAATGGTGCTGATGAATGGCGAGGTGGTGCGGCTCGGCGGCAAGCATCTCGATGCCGAGGGTTATGACCTGCTCGGCCTGATGACCGGCTCGGAAGGCCTGCTCGGCGTCGTCACCGAAGTGACCGTGCGCATCCTGAAGAAGCCGGAGACGGCGCGCGCCCTGCTGATCGGTTTCCCGACCAGCGAGCAGGGCGGCCAGTGCGTGGCCGACATCATCGGCGCCGGCATCATTCCCGGCGGCATGGAGATGATGGACCGGCCGGCGATCCACGCGGCGGAGGATTTCGTGCAGGCCGGCTATCCGCTGGAATGCGAGGCGCTGCTGATCGTCGAACTCGACGGGCCGGCGGTCGAGGTCGATCACCTGATCGGCGCCGTCGAGGCGATCGCCATCAAAAATGGCTCGACCACCTGCATCATCTCGAATTCGGAGGAAGAGCGCCTGCGTTTCTGGGCCGGCCGCAAGGCAGCCTTCCCGGCGGTCGGGCGCATCTCGCCGGACTACTACTGCATGGACGGCACCATTCCGCGCAAGGAACTGCCGCGCGTGCTGGCCGGCATGCGCGACCTGTCCGAGACCTACGGCCTGCGCGTCGCCAATGTCTTCCATGCCGGCGACGGCAACCTGCATCCGCTGATCCTCTACGATGCCAATGTGCCGGGCGAACTGGACAAGGCCGAGAAGTTCGGCGCCGACATCCTGCGGCTCTGCGTCGAGGTCGGAGGCGTGCTGACCGGCGAACATGGCGTCGGCGTCGAGAAGCGCGACCTGATGCCGGAGATGTTCAGCGGGGCCGATCTCGACCAGCAGATGCGGGTGAAATGCGCCTTCGACCCCAACCATCTGCTCAACCCCGGCAAGGTGTTTCCGCAACTGCGCCGCTGCGCCGAACTCGGCCGCATGCATGTGCATCGCGGCCAGGTCGCCTTTCCCGACATTCCGAGGTTTTGA
- a CDS encoding DUF3422 family protein produces MSDDQSNLEFRPRAIGSVLGFPAHEGRPSALGEVHARPHPLVETPRVLIQLSFMTEGGTSVDHAVLSELSRRLGIAAPGSQARLHAMKWGKGSLRWERHTEFSTYLWEGPLDESGRAHEDTPFGNGFSPPGTVISGIRLEIRNWTAANEKLLDGFDPTSLCFSLVERGAAAIVADFRQDGDGLTRILVLNRSLTAASTGALSQRLLDIETYRTLAMLGLPLALSLSARVRRIEDKLAVITREMKAAETRDSQTLLADLTELAAELEADAASSLYRFGASRAYDGIVTERLEALDEEVVPGYDTWAGFLQRRVAPAMRTCRSVEERQANLSRKLTRATTLLRTWVDVEVEKQNRDLLASMNNRARLQLRLQQTVEGLSVAAVSYYVVGLIGYLAKGASFFGHAFAPEVVTAASVPVAVLLVWWGVRRVQRLHGEPAGHAGE; encoded by the coding sequence GTGTCGGACGACCAGTCCAATCTCGAATTCCGGCCGCGTGCCATTGGCAGCGTGCTGGGTTTTCCCGCGCATGAGGGCCGCCCGAGCGCGCTCGGCGAGGTGCATGCCCGCCCGCACCCGCTGGTCGAGACACCGCGCGTCCTGATCCAGCTTTCCTTCATGACCGAGGGCGGCACCAGCGTCGATCACGCCGTGCTGTCCGAGCTTTCGCGCCGGCTCGGCATTGCCGCACCCGGCAGCCAGGCGCGCCTCCATGCCATGAAGTGGGGCAAGGGTTCGCTGCGCTGGGAGCGCCACACCGAATTCTCGACCTATCTGTGGGAAGGGCCGCTCGACGAAAGCGGGCGTGCGCATGAGGACACGCCGTTCGGCAACGGTTTCTCGCCGCCCGGAACGGTTATTTCCGGCATCCGGCTGGAGATTCGTAACTGGACGGCCGCCAACGAGAAGCTGCTCGACGGTTTCGACCCCACCAGCCTGTGTTTCTCGCTGGTCGAGCGTGGCGCTGCCGCCATCGTCGCCGACTTCCGCCAGGATGGCGACGGCCTGACGCGCATCCTGGTGCTCAACCGCTCGCTGACCGCGGCGAGCACCGGCGCGCTGTCGCAGCGTCTGCTCGATATCGAGACCTATCGAACGCTGGCCATGCTCGGGCTGCCGCTGGCGCTGTCGCTGTCGGCGCGCGTGCGCCGCATCGAGGACAAGCTGGCCGTCATCACGCGCGAGATGAAGGCGGCGGAAACCCGCGACAGCCAGACCTTGCTGGCCGACCTGACCGAACTCGCCGCCGAGCTGGAGGCGGATGCGGCTTCCAGCCTCTATCGTTTCGGCGCCAGCCGCGCTTATGACGGCATCGTCACGGAGCGCCTGGAAGCGCTCGATGAGGAGGTGGTGCCGGGCTACGACACCTGGGCCGGCTTCCTGCAGCGCCGCGTCGCGCCGGCCATGCGCACCTGCCGTTCGGTCGAGGAGCGGCAGGCGAACCTGTCGCGCAAGCTGACGCGCGCCACCACGCTGCTGCGCACCTGGGTCGATGTCGAGGTTGAAAAGCAGAACCGCGACCTGCTCGCCTCGATGAACAACCGCGCCCGCCTGCAGCTGCGCCTGCAGCAGACGGTGGAGGGCCTGTCGGTGGCGGCGGTGTCTTATTATGTCGTCGGGCTGATCGGCTATCTCGCCAAGGGCGCTTCCTTCTTCGGCCATGCCTTTGCGCCGGAAGTGGTCACGGCCGCATCGGTGCCGGTCGCCGTGCTGCTGGTCTGGTGGGGTGTGCGCCGTGTGCAGCGCCTGCACGGCGAGCCGGCAGGCCACGCGGGCGAATAG
- a CDS encoding FCD domain-containing protein, protein MGDIFSRIDHSRTADEVVAQIEALILEGVLRPADRLPGERDLARQFEVSRPILRDALKALETRGLLTTRHGGGTHVADVIGQVFSKPVMELISSHRKAAADYLEYRREIEGVAAEYAARRATPDDLALLDRIMARMDEAHRTGDFQHEADIDVEFHNAVGECAHNIILLHTLRSCYRLLSEGVFQNRLLVFTLPGARDELLAQHRAIHAAVKSGNPAAARKAAMDHITYVERSMVEAERSGDWQRVSRLRLKQRGGDVKQRDGESGRRRNETDAAARETGKAE, encoded by the coding sequence TTGGGCGACATCTTTTCCCGCATCGATCATTCGCGCACCGCCGACGAGGTGGTGGCGCAGATCGAGGCCCTGATCCTCGAAGGCGTGCTGCGCCCGGCCGACCGGCTGCCGGGCGAACGCGACCTCGCGCGCCAGTTCGAGGTGTCGCGGCCGATCCTGCGCGATGCGCTGAAGGCGCTGGAGACGCGCGGCCTGCTGACGACCCGGCATGGCGGCGGCACCCATGTCGCCGACGTGATCGGCCAGGTGTTCTCCAAGCCGGTGATGGAGCTGATCTCCTCGCACCGCAAGGCGGCCGCCGATTATCTGGAGTACCGCCGCGAGATCGAGGGGGTTGCCGCCGAATATGCGGCCCGGCGCGCCACGCCGGACGACCTTGCCCTGCTCGACCGCATCATGGCGCGCATGGACGAGGCGCACCGCACCGGCGACTTCCAGCACGAAGCCGACATCGACGTCGAGTTCCACAATGCCGTCGGCGAATGCGCACACAACATCATCCTGCTCCACACCTTGCGCTCCTGCTACCGCCTGCTGTCGGAAGGCGTGTTCCAGAACCGGCTGCTGGTGTTCACCTTGCCTGGCGCGCGCGACGAATTGCTTGCCCAGCACCGCGCCATCCATGCCGCCGTCAAATCGGGCAACCCGGCGGCGGCACGTAAGGCGGCGATGGACCATATCACCTATGTCGAACGCTCCATGGTGGAAGCCGAGCGCAGCGGCGACTGGCAACGCGTGTCGCGGCTGCGGCTGAAACAGCGTGGCGGGGACGTGAAACAGCGTGACGGGGAATCCGGCCGCAGGCGCAACGAAACGGACGCGGCGGCACGCGAAACCGGGAAAGCGGAATGA